From a region of the Helianthus annuus cultivar XRQ/B chromosome 5, HanXRQr2.0-SUNRISE, whole genome shotgun sequence genome:
- the LOC110889865 gene encoding DEAD-box ATP-dependent RNA helicase 40 isoform X2, with product MASEGASCYLGPRYVFAPPDPTLPKPWKGLLDRSSGMIYYWNTVTNITQYEKPTALPQPVPFTPEPVFVPGTRREKQNGIPDQQKYQMFSTPEKQMLPRQGNDVLQPYRGGNLEHSQSYQFTHNQLMHYMGCQQWSPDMMQSPQQLQRFSQPQDHSDAFSQRKDGPLVQNQPSDGKPVQTPPAKKGPLFQNQPSDVKPVQTPAAKKGPHVQNQPLDVNPVHTPPAKKGPFVQNQPSDVNLVQKPTPNKGPLVQNQPSDVNPVQTPPAKKGPLVQNQPSDVDHVQTPPAQTGPLVQNKPSDDNPVQTPPTQDRPPVQSQPSAVNPVQTPPTHNGPLVPNQPSDVNPIQTPPTQNGGSQSDMQQPEPFGQLQHSGADCQAEMPNVPPVGLETGFEDNPPGKGGNDPHFDADNGGLDMVPHQPKLATLPMAKIHPEMNSGDLVHQNISPTLPGGPTSHNKYVEADGGPTLINNANSAVMASPDAMTLSSVDIYRKKYDIIATGDNVPAPFMSFESTGFPAELLSEIYAAGFASPTPIQAQTWPLALQNRDIVAIAKTGSGKTLGYLIPAFMLLRRCNNNPQNGPTVVVLAPTRELATQIQNEAIKFGQFVRISCTCLYGGAPNGPQLKDLERGAHIVVASPGRLSDILEMKKLDLRHVSLLVIDEADRMLDMGFEPQIRKIVNKIPHQRQTLMYSATWPKEVRKVASDLLVNPVQVNIGNADELAANKSITQYVEVVPHMEKQRRVEQILRSEERGSKNIIFCSTKKLCDQLTRSISRNFGAAAIHGDKSQGERDSVLSQFHSGKSPVLVVTDGAARDLDIKDVRVVINYDFPDGVEDYVHRTGLTRKAGAKGAVYTFFSEQDWKHAADLIKVLEEANQPVPHEVREIARRGGPGFGKDGGVMCHFDFGRVGGHWDFGGRRGFVVMKDDVFRGCGVNSRDLGFGGSGGPGRGDVRGGRFGGRDGGFGGRGGMRDGGGGRGGNFGGRGGIGGNVGGRGGRGGNFGGHGGMSHGGGGRDGDFGGCGSRKGVGFGGPNGGWDGHSRGQFDNSRDGDRSRGRSYSRSRSRSRSWSRMYSRSSSRSRSWSRSRSHTPVRRERSLGRSYSQGRSWSSGRSWSHSRSPRRSRN from the exons ATGGCTTCTGAGGGGGCCTCTTGTTATTTGGGTCCTCGTTATGTTTTTGCCCCGCCTGATCCAACTTTGCCTAAACCCTGGAAGGGTTTACTTGATAGGAGCTCAGGTATGATATACTATTGGAACACTGTAACTAATATCACTCAGTATGAGAAACCTACTGCTCTGCCGCAACCGGTGCCGTTTACGCCTGAACCCGTGTTTGTACCGGGTACTAGGAGAGAAAAGCAAAATGGGATTCCTGATCAACAAAAATATCAGATGTTTTCGACACCGGAAAAACAAATGCTACCACGGCAAGGAAATGACGTACTTCAACCATATCGGGGTGGTAATTTGGAACACTCACAGAGCTATCAGTTTACACATAATCAGCTGATGCACTACATGGGGTGCCAACAGTGGTCACCTGATATGATGCAGTCACCTCAGCAGTTACAGCGGttttctcagccacaagatcACAGTGATGCATTCTCCCAGAGAAAAGATGGTCCACTTGTTCAAAATCAACCTTCAGATGGTAAACCTGTTCAAACACCACCTGCAAAAAAGGGCCCACTGTTTCAAAATCAGCCTTCAGATGTTAAACCTGTTCAAACACCGGCTGCAAAAAAAGGCCCACATGTTCAAAATCAACCTTTAGATGTCAATCCCGTTCATACACCGCCTGCAAAAAAGGGCCCATTTGTTCAAAACCAACCTTCAGATGTTAATCTTGTTCAAAAACCGACTCCAAACAAGGGCCCGCTTGTTCAAAATCAACCTTCAGATGTTAATCCTGTTCAAACACCGCCTGCAAAAAAGGGCCCACTTGTTCAAAATCAACCTTCAGATGTTGATCATGTTCAAACACCGCCTGCACAAACTGGTCCACTTGTTCAAAATAAACCTTCGGATGATAATCCTGTTCAGACACCGCCTACGCAAGATCGTCCACCTGTTCAAAGTCAACCTTCAGCGGTTAATCCTGTTCAAACACCGCCTACACATAATGGTCCACTTGTTCCAAATCAACCTTCAGATGTTAATCCTATTCAAACACCGCCTACACAAAATGGTGGTTCTCAGTCCGACATGCAACAACCAGAGCCGTTTGGTCAATTGCAGCATAGCGGTGCTGACTGTCAGGCTGAAATGCCAAATGTTCCACCAGTAGGATTGGAAACAGGCTTTGAGGATAATCCACCTGGTAAAGGCGGGAATGATCCCCATTTTGATGCTGATAATGGTGGGCTTGATATGGTCCCTCATCAACCTAAGCTTGCAACACTTCCAATGGCAAAAATTCATCCG gagatgaacTCTGGAGATCTTGTGCATCAAAACATTTCACCTACTCTCCCTGGTGGACCCACCTCACATAACAAGTATGTGGAAGCTGATGGTGGCCCCACATTAATAAATAATGCAAATTCAGCAGTTATGGCCTCTCCAGATGCGATGACTCTATCATCTGTCGACATTTACCGTAAAAAATATGACATAATAGCAACG GGTGATAATGTTCCAGCTCCATTCATGTCATTTGAGTCCACTGGATTTCCTGCTGAGTTATTGAGCGAG ATATATGCAGCCGGTTTTGCGTCGCCTACACCTATTCAGGCACAAACATGGCCTCTTGCCCTACAAAATAGGGATATAGTGGCAATTGCAAAGACAGGCTCTGGTAAAACATTAGGCTACCTTATACCTGCTTTCATGCTGCTTAGACGCTGTAACAACAATCCCCAAAATGGGCCCACGGTTGTTGTTTTAGCTCCCACTAGAGAACTTGCTACACAAATACAAAATGAGGCCATCAAGTTTGGCCAATTTGTCAGAATCTCTTGCACATGTTTGTATGGTGGGGCTCCTAACGGCCCACAATTGAAGGACTTAGAACGAGGAGCACATATTGTTGTTGCAAGTCCAGGTCGACTTAGTGATATACTTGAAATGAAGAAGCTTGACTTACGTCACGTTTCGCTTCTTGTGATTGatgaggctgataggatgcttGACATGGGCTTCGAACCTCAAATAAGGAAGATTGTCAATAAAATACCTCATCAAAGGCAAACCCTAATGTATAGTGCCACTTGGCCCAAAGAAGTGAGGAAAGTAGCTAGTGATCTTCTGGTCAATCCTGTTCAGGTCAACATTGGTAATGCAGATGAGCTTGCTGCAAACAAGTCTATTACACAG TATGTGGAAGTGGTCCCTCACATGGAGAAGCAGAGGCGTGTGGAGCAGATTCTGAGATCAGAAGAAAGGGGTTCCAAAAATATCATTTTTTGTTCAACTAAAAAGTTATGTGATCAGCTTACACGTAGTATTAGTCGTAATTTCGGGGCTGCTGCCATCCATGGAGACAAATCTCAGGGTGAGAGAGACTCGGTTCTCAGTCAGTTCCATTCCGGAAAGTCCCCAGTATTAGTTGTTACTGATGGTGCTGCACGTGACCTTGACATCAAGGACGTAAG GGTGGTGATTAATTATGATTTCCCGGATGGTGTGGAGGACTACGTCCATCGAACAGGGCTAACCAGAAAGGCAGGGGCAAAAGGGGCTGTTTACACTTTCTTTTCTGAACAGGATTGGAAACATGCTGCTGATCTTATTAAAGTTCTTGAGGAAGCCAATCAGCCTGTGCCACATGAGGTGCGAGAGATTGCAAGGCGTGGTGGCCCTGGTTTTGGGAAGGACGGGGGTGTTATGTGCCACTTCGATTTTGGGCGAGTGGGTGGGCATTGGGATTTTGGTGGTCGTCGTGGTTTTGTTGTCATGAAGGATGATGTTTTTAGGGGATGTGGTGTTAACTCGAGGGATCTGGGTTTTGGTGGCAGTGGTGGTCCTGGTAGAGGTGACGTGAGGGGTGGCAGATTTGGTGGTCGTGATGGCGGATTTGGAGGCCGTGGTGGAATGAGAGACGGTGGTGGGGGAAGAGGCGGCAACTTTGGTGGTCGTGGTGGAATAGGTGGCAACGTTGGTGGTCGTGGTGGAAGAGGTGGCAACTTTGGTGGTCATGGTGGAATGAGCCATGGTGGTGGAGGAAGGGATGGCGACTTTGGTGGTTGTGGTAGTCGTAAAGGTGTTGGATTTGGTGGACCAAATGGCGGTTGGGATGGACACAGTAGAGGGCAGTTTGATAACAGTAGAGATGGTGACCGTAGCAGGGGAAGAAGCTATAGTCGTAGCCGCAGCCGAAGTAGAAGCTGGAGTAGGATGTACAGCCGTAGCAGTAGTCGTAGCCGTAGCTGGTCACGGAGTCGAAGTCACACACCTGTAAGGCGTGAAAGAAGTCTAGGAAGAAGCTATAGCCAGGGTAGAAGCTGGAGCAGTGGCCGTAGCTGGTCACACAGCCGTAGCCCCAGGCGGAGCCGAAACTGA
- the LOC110889865 gene encoding DEAD-box ATP-dependent RNA helicase 40 isoform X1 has product MASEGASCYLGPRYVFAPPDPTLPKPWKGLLDRSSGMIYYWNTVTNITQYEKPTALPQPVPFTPEPVFVPGTRREKQNGIPDQQKYQMFSTPEKQMLPRQGNDVLQPYRGGNLEHSQSYQFTHNQLMHYMGCQQWSPDMMQSPQQLQRFSQPQDHSDAFSQRKDGPLVQNQPSDGKPVQTPPAKKGPLFQNQPSDVKPVQTPAAKKGPHVQNQPLDVNPVHTPPAKKGPFVQNQPSDVNLVQKPTPNKGPLVQNQPSDVNPVQTPPAKKGPLVQNQPSDVDHVQTPPAQTGPLVQNKPSDDNPVQTPPTQDRPPVQSQPSAVNPVQTPPTHNGPLVPNQPSDVNPIQTPPTQNGGSQSDMQQPEPFGQLQHSGADCQAEMPNVPPVGLETGFEDNPPGKGGNDPHFDADNGGLDMVPHQPKLATLPMAKIHPEMNSGDLVHQNISPTLPGGPTSHNKYVEADGGPTLINNANSAVMASPDAMTLSSVDIYRKKYDIIATGDNVPAPFMSFESTGFPAELLSEIYAAGFASPTPIQAQTWPLALQNRDIVAIAKTGSGKTLGYLIPAFMLLRRCNNNPQNGPTVVVLAPTRELATQIQNEAIKFGQFVRISCTCLYGGAPNGPQLKDLERGAHIVVASPGRLSDILEMKKLDLRHVSLLVIDEADRMLDMGFEPQIRKIVNKIPHQRQTLMYSATWPKEVRKVASDLLVNPVQVNIGNADELAANKSITQVKIGNADELAANKSITQYVEVVPHMEKQRRVEQILRSEERGSKNIIFCSTKKLCDQLTRSISRNFGAAAIHGDKSQGERDSVLSQFHSGKSPVLVVTDGAARDLDIKDVRVVINYDFPDGVEDYVHRTGLTRKAGAKGAVYTFFSEQDWKHAADLIKVLEEANQPVPHEVREIARRGGPGFGKDGGVMCHFDFGRVGGHWDFGGRRGFVVMKDDVFRGCGVNSRDLGFGGSGGPGRGDVRGGRFGGRDGGFGGRGGMRDGGGGRGGNFGGRGGIGGNVGGRGGRGGNFGGHGGMSHGGGGRDGDFGGCGSRKGVGFGGPNGGWDGHSRGQFDNSRDGDRSRGRSYSRSRSRSRSWSRMYSRSSSRSRSWSRSRSHTPVRRERSLGRSYSQGRSWSSGRSWSHSRSPRRSRN; this is encoded by the exons ATGGCTTCTGAGGGGGCCTCTTGTTATTTGGGTCCTCGTTATGTTTTTGCCCCGCCTGATCCAACTTTGCCTAAACCCTGGAAGGGTTTACTTGATAGGAGCTCAGGTATGATATACTATTGGAACACTGTAACTAATATCACTCAGTATGAGAAACCTACTGCTCTGCCGCAACCGGTGCCGTTTACGCCTGAACCCGTGTTTGTACCGGGTACTAGGAGAGAAAAGCAAAATGGGATTCCTGATCAACAAAAATATCAGATGTTTTCGACACCGGAAAAACAAATGCTACCACGGCAAGGAAATGACGTACTTCAACCATATCGGGGTGGTAATTTGGAACACTCACAGAGCTATCAGTTTACACATAATCAGCTGATGCACTACATGGGGTGCCAACAGTGGTCACCTGATATGATGCAGTCACCTCAGCAGTTACAGCGGttttctcagccacaagatcACAGTGATGCATTCTCCCAGAGAAAAGATGGTCCACTTGTTCAAAATCAACCTTCAGATGGTAAACCTGTTCAAACACCACCTGCAAAAAAGGGCCCACTGTTTCAAAATCAGCCTTCAGATGTTAAACCTGTTCAAACACCGGCTGCAAAAAAAGGCCCACATGTTCAAAATCAACCTTTAGATGTCAATCCCGTTCATACACCGCCTGCAAAAAAGGGCCCATTTGTTCAAAACCAACCTTCAGATGTTAATCTTGTTCAAAAACCGACTCCAAACAAGGGCCCGCTTGTTCAAAATCAACCTTCAGATGTTAATCCTGTTCAAACACCGCCTGCAAAAAAGGGCCCACTTGTTCAAAATCAACCTTCAGATGTTGATCATGTTCAAACACCGCCTGCACAAACTGGTCCACTTGTTCAAAATAAACCTTCGGATGATAATCCTGTTCAGACACCGCCTACGCAAGATCGTCCACCTGTTCAAAGTCAACCTTCAGCGGTTAATCCTGTTCAAACACCGCCTACACATAATGGTCCACTTGTTCCAAATCAACCTTCAGATGTTAATCCTATTCAAACACCGCCTACACAAAATGGTGGTTCTCAGTCCGACATGCAACAACCAGAGCCGTTTGGTCAATTGCAGCATAGCGGTGCTGACTGTCAGGCTGAAATGCCAAATGTTCCACCAGTAGGATTGGAAACAGGCTTTGAGGATAATCCACCTGGTAAAGGCGGGAATGATCCCCATTTTGATGCTGATAATGGTGGGCTTGATATGGTCCCTCATCAACCTAAGCTTGCAACACTTCCAATGGCAAAAATTCATCCG gagatgaacTCTGGAGATCTTGTGCATCAAAACATTTCACCTACTCTCCCTGGTGGACCCACCTCACATAACAAGTATGTGGAAGCTGATGGTGGCCCCACATTAATAAATAATGCAAATTCAGCAGTTATGGCCTCTCCAGATGCGATGACTCTATCATCTGTCGACATTTACCGTAAAAAATATGACATAATAGCAACG GGTGATAATGTTCCAGCTCCATTCATGTCATTTGAGTCCACTGGATTTCCTGCTGAGTTATTGAGCGAG ATATATGCAGCCGGTTTTGCGTCGCCTACACCTATTCAGGCACAAACATGGCCTCTTGCCCTACAAAATAGGGATATAGTGGCAATTGCAAAGACAGGCTCTGGTAAAACATTAGGCTACCTTATACCTGCTTTCATGCTGCTTAGACGCTGTAACAACAATCCCCAAAATGGGCCCACGGTTGTTGTTTTAGCTCCCACTAGAGAACTTGCTACACAAATACAAAATGAGGCCATCAAGTTTGGCCAATTTGTCAGAATCTCTTGCACATGTTTGTATGGTGGGGCTCCTAACGGCCCACAATTGAAGGACTTAGAACGAGGAGCACATATTGTTGTTGCAAGTCCAGGTCGACTTAGTGATATACTTGAAATGAAGAAGCTTGACTTACGTCACGTTTCGCTTCTTGTGATTGatgaggctgataggatgcttGACATGGGCTTCGAACCTCAAATAAGGAAGATTGTCAATAAAATACCTCATCAAAGGCAAACCCTAATGTATAGTGCCACTTGGCCCAAAGAAGTGAGGAAAGTAGCTAGTGATCTTCTGGTCAATCCTGTTCAGGTCAACATTGGTAATGCAGATGAGCTTGCTGCAAACAAGTCTATTACACAG GTCAAAATTGGCAATGCAGATGAGCTTGCTGCAAACAAGTCTATTACACAG TATGTGGAAGTGGTCCCTCACATGGAGAAGCAGAGGCGTGTGGAGCAGATTCTGAGATCAGAAGAAAGGGGTTCCAAAAATATCATTTTTTGTTCAACTAAAAAGTTATGTGATCAGCTTACACGTAGTATTAGTCGTAATTTCGGGGCTGCTGCCATCCATGGAGACAAATCTCAGGGTGAGAGAGACTCGGTTCTCAGTCAGTTCCATTCCGGAAAGTCCCCAGTATTAGTTGTTACTGATGGTGCTGCACGTGACCTTGACATCAAGGACGTAAG GGTGGTGATTAATTATGATTTCCCGGATGGTGTGGAGGACTACGTCCATCGAACAGGGCTAACCAGAAAGGCAGGGGCAAAAGGGGCTGTTTACACTTTCTTTTCTGAACAGGATTGGAAACATGCTGCTGATCTTATTAAAGTTCTTGAGGAAGCCAATCAGCCTGTGCCACATGAGGTGCGAGAGATTGCAAGGCGTGGTGGCCCTGGTTTTGGGAAGGACGGGGGTGTTATGTGCCACTTCGATTTTGGGCGAGTGGGTGGGCATTGGGATTTTGGTGGTCGTCGTGGTTTTGTTGTCATGAAGGATGATGTTTTTAGGGGATGTGGTGTTAACTCGAGGGATCTGGGTTTTGGTGGCAGTGGTGGTCCTGGTAGAGGTGACGTGAGGGGTGGCAGATTTGGTGGTCGTGATGGCGGATTTGGAGGCCGTGGTGGAATGAGAGACGGTGGTGGGGGAAGAGGCGGCAACTTTGGTGGTCGTGGTGGAATAGGTGGCAACGTTGGTGGTCGTGGTGGAAGAGGTGGCAACTTTGGTGGTCATGGTGGAATGAGCCATGGTGGTGGAGGAAGGGATGGCGACTTTGGTGGTTGTGGTAGTCGTAAAGGTGTTGGATTTGGTGGACCAAATGGCGGTTGGGATGGACACAGTAGAGGGCAGTTTGATAACAGTAGAGATGGTGACCGTAGCAGGGGAAGAAGCTATAGTCGTAGCCGCAGCCGAAGTAGAAGCTGGAGTAGGATGTACAGCCGTAGCAGTAGTCGTAGCCGTAGCTGGTCACGGAGTCGAAGTCACACACCTGTAAGGCGTGAAAGAAGTCTAGGAAGAAGCTATAGCCAGGGTAGAAGCTGGAGCAGTGGCCGTAGCTGGTCACACAGCCGTAGCCCCAGGCGGAGCCGAAACTGA
- the LOC110887934 gene encoding uncharacterized protein LOC110887934 has product MVTVAGEKGMAGGEASAAAGAGVVVVAVAEVGHLWKYPATSNEVEEVIQCHRLVSDVHLTGCEDSWAWNQGSNEGYSVKEARKWLKSNDSSEGNMVFNWCKWIPNKCNIFMWRASLDRLPTQSALIRRNINVGDGLCAFCGEIDKTVDHLFSGCRVACGVWNVIASWCKIPRFFVFSVLDALQIINQMAESEKKKEIVYGIIIIACWRIWKAMNGKIFNGADSNVVQIVSDVKSMGYLWYRSRHKEGTIDWRNWCNFSFSLM; this is encoded by the exons ATGGTGACCGTAGCAGGGGAAAAAGGTATGGCCGGAGGCGAAGCTTCAGCCGCAGCTGGAGCCGGAGTGGTAGTCGTAGCCGTAGCCGAAGTAGGACACCT ATGGAAGTACCCGGCTACTAGTAATGAAGTGGAAGAGGTAATTCAATGTCATAGATTGGTCTCGGATGTGCATTTAACTGGTTGCGAAGATTCATGGGCATGGAATCAAGGTTCGAATGAAGGCTACTCGGTTAAGGAAGCTCGAAAATGGTTAAAAAGCAATGACTCAAGCGAAGGTAATATGGTTTTTAATTGGTGCAAGTGGATACCGAATAAATGTAACATTTTTATGTGGAGGGCGAGTTTGGATAGACTTCCTACACAAAGCGCTCTCATTAGACGAAACATTAATGTGGGGGATGGATTATGTGCGTTTTGTGGAGAAATCGATAAAACGGTAGATCATTTGTTTTCGGGGTGCAGGGTTGCGTGTGGAGTGTGGAATGTGATTGCGTCTTGGTGTAAAATCCCTCGGTTCTTCGTGTTTTCAGTCCTCGACGCGTTGCAGATCATCAATCAAATGGCCGAATctgagaaaaagaaagagataGTATATGGAATCATCATTATTGCGTGTTGGAGAATTTGGAAGGCGATGAACGGAAAGATTTTCAATGGGGCGGATTCGAACGTCGTTCAAATTGTTTCGGATGTTAAATCTATGGGGTATCTCTGGTATAGGAGTAGACATAAGGAGGGTACGATCGATTGGAGAAATTGGTGTAATTTTTCTTTCTCATTGATGTAA